GCCGGGCCGCCGTCGGACCCGTTGCCGGCCTGGACATGGGGGCGGAGCGCGCGGCGGTCGAACCCGTACCCGTCGGGATCGGTGACGAGCGGCCGGAGGTAGTCCTCGAAGCCGGAGGAGATCGCCGCCCGGTCGGTGCTGTAGTGCGCACCGTCGGCCATGGACCCGGTGGAGTCGATGATCTCGTTGATGGCGTGGGCGATCAGGTCCCGGTCACGGCGCGGCAGCCGGGTGAGCCCCCGGAGATATCCCTCGACATCGAACCCGTCGTGGGTGCCGCCCAGTGCCGTGTAGCCCCTGGCTACCTGCTCGAGCGCTATGCCGGCCGCCCGCGTGGCTTCAAGGGCTGTCCATTGCTGGAGGTACGCATCGGTCACTGGTGGTTCCTTTTCCGTTCGTCGGCGAGCACAGGACGCTTGAGCCATGAGCCGCCGACGGCTGCCATCCATCCTAGGACTCCGGGGCCGGCCGTGCACGGCTGCCGCCGGGACATCCGCGGGGTGGACAGGAGCGGCACGGCAGGCGTACCCGCGACCACCGGTCGTACACTTCTTGGCAGTGGGACCCGTTGCGGGCCCTCGACCGCGGCTCAGCAGGGAGCCCCTCCTTCCGTGAACGACGAATGGACACGTGCCCCATGCCCGACGAAGACGAACTCGCCTACGAGACCGAGCGCGACCCGGTCATGGCGCTCCTGCAGGACATGGTCCTCGAGAGCGAGGACGTCCAGGGTTTCCTGACCGGACTCGCCACCGTGGCGTCGAAGGCATTCACCGGGTTGTACGGCGAGGTGTTCTGCGGGGTGACGCTGCTGCGCCCGCGATCCATGATCACCGTCGCGAGCAGCAGCGACCGCGCCCGGGAGGTCGACGAGGTGCAGTACGGCTTCGACGACGGCCCCTGCCTCCGGGCCGCCCGCACGGGCGAGACCGTGCACATCCGGGATCTCCTGGCCGACGGGCGCTTCCCCGAGTACGGCGAGGCCGTCGCCGCCTACGGGCTGCGCTCCGCGCTCGGGATCCCCATCCGGCTCGAGAACGGGGCCAGCGCCGGCCTCGACTTCTACTCGACCAGCCCCGACACCTTCGACGAGAAGGGCATCGCGGTGGCCGAGGGCCTGGCCCGCGATGCCTCCCGGTCCCTGCAGCTGGCCGTGCGCATCGCGGCGCTGAGTGACGACAGCCGGAACCTCAAGGCCGCGATGGCGTCCCGCACCACGATCGACACCGCCGTCGGCGCGATCATGGCCCAGAACAGGTGCACCCAGCAGGAGGCGTTCGTGATCCTCCGGCGGGCCTCGTCCACCCGGAACGTGAAGCTCCGGGACCTCGCCGCGTCCATCCTCGCGTCGGTCGGGCAGACGGAGCCCGTCGAGACCCACTTCGAGCATTGACGGCTGCGGCCTCTGGCGCGCGCGGCGGCGGTGGGACAGGATGGCGCCCATGAGCGAGGAGACCGGCAGGTGGAGCAGGGCGAGCGTCTACCCGGACATGTGGGTGGACCCGGAGGACGATCCGCGGAACAGCGACGGGGTGAGCCCCGACGGTGAGGCGGCGACGTTGCACGAGTACCTCGCGGACTACCGGCTCACGCTCCTGATGAAGTGCGAGGGCCTCACCCCGCAGCAGTTGGCGCGCCGGTCCGTGCCGCCGTCGACCCTGTCCCTGCTGGGCCTGCTCCGCCACCTCGCCGAGGTGGAGCGCGACTGGCGCGGCTGGATCTCCCCGGACGAGCGGGTCCCGCCCCTGTACGGCGGTGCGGACGGCGACTTCGAGGGCGCCGTCGCCGACGAGGCGGTGGTCGGGGGCGCCTTTGCCGACCTGGAGCGCGAGCAGTCCGCCACCGATGCGCTGCTGGCCGCCCACGGCGACCTGGGCGAGCGCGTCGGCGAGGACGGGATCGCCGTCCGGGAACTGCTGGTGCACCGGATCGAGGAGTACGCGAGGCACTGCGGGCACGCCGACCTGCTGCGGGAATGCATCGACGGCCGCGTGGGGCAGTGACGCACGCCTGCCGCGGCTAGGGTCGATCCATGAGCGCCCTCCAGCCCGTCACCCTGCGCGGTACCCGCGTCGTCCTCGAACCGCTCGCCCCGGAGCACCACGACGCCCTGGTCGCGGCCGCCCGCGACGGCGAGCTCTGGAAGCTCTGGTACACCTCGGTGCCCACACCGGAGGGCATGCGACGCGAGATCGACCGGCGTCTCGCCCTGCAGGACGCCGGGTCGATGCTGCCCTTCACCGCGCGGCTCGCTGCGGACGGCGGCACAGCCGGCCGGGTCATCGGCATGACGACCTACATGAACATCGACCGGGAGACCCCGCGGGTGGAGATCGGCTCCACCTGGAACGCCGCGTCGGCCCAGCGGACGGGCACGAACACGGAGTCCAAGTACCTCCTGCTCCGCCACGCCTTCGAGGTGCTCGGCTGCCCCGCGGTGGAGTTCCGCACGCACTGGCTCAACCACCAGTCACGCGAGGCGATCACCCGCCTCGGCGCCAAGCAGGACGGCGTGCTCAGGAGCCACACCCGGGCCGCCAACGGGGAGCTGCGCGACACCGTGGTCTACTCGATCCTCGCCCACGAGTGGCCGATGGTGCGTGATCACCTCCTCCACAGGATGTCCCGCCACTCCTGACGCACCGGCCCTGCGGGTGCGTCCCGGGACCTCCCCGCTCCCGCCGGAGGGCGTTTGTCAACCGGATCCTGCCCGTACCGCACCGGCTCCGGAAGGCGGAGGATGAAGGCGTCAGACCGCGGCAGCCACGGCGGGCCGCGGACCGGTTCGACAGGAAGCAGAGTCTATGGCGGACATTGGTGGAATGGCTGACAAGGCCAAGGACTACGCACAGGACAATCCCGAGAAGGTGGACCAGGCCAAGGACAAGGCCAAGGACGCCGTCGACGGCAAGGACGGCGATCAGAAGTAGCTGATCCCCTACCGGAGGCCGGGCCGCTCGCGGCCCGGCCTCCGTCGTGCCGCGCCCTGTGCAGATCGCTACCGGATTGTGGCCGCAATCCCTTGACCCGCTATTTGTTACCGTTCACAATTGCCGCAGGGCTCCCCGCCCCTGCAGCAACGACGGTGCAGATAGCCCCTTGCTGTGGTTCCGATTCCAAGGAGGCAGCAGTGTTCAGGAAATCCTTCGTGGCGGTCATCGCCGCCACAACCCTCGCCCTCACGGCCTGCGGCGGTGGGTCCGACGCCGGTGGCGGCTCCGATGGTGGCGCCGATGACACGATCACGATGGGCTTCGCCCAGGTCGGCGCGGAGAGTGGCTGGCGCACCGCCAACACCAAGTCCGTGCAGGACTCCGCGAAGTCGGCGGGCGTCGACCTGAAGTTCTCGGACGCCCAGCAGAAGCAGGAGAACCAGATCAAGGCGATCCGGTCCTACATCCAGCAGCAGGTGGACGTCATCGCCTTCTCCCCCGTGGTCGAGTCGGGGTGGGACACGGTGCTGAAGGAGGCCAAGGACGCCGAGATCCCCGTCATCCTCACGGACCGTTCGGTGGATTCCTCCGACACCTCGCTGTACAAGACCTTCCTCGGCTCGGACTTCGTGGAGGAGGGCAAGAAGGCCGGCGAGTGGCTCGTGGAGGACTCGGCCTCGACCGAGGGCCCCGTGAACATCGTGGAGCTGCAGGGAACCACCGGGGCGGCCCCGGCCATCGACCGGAAGGAGGGCTTCGAGGCCGCCATCGCCGCAGATCCGGACCTGAAGATCGTCCAGTCCCAGACCGGAGACTTCACCCGGAGCGGCGGCAAGCAGGTGATGGAGGCGTTCCTGAAGAACACCCCCGACATCGACGTGGTCTACGCCCACAACGACGACATGGGCCTCGGCGCCATCGAGGCCATCGAAGCCGCGGGCAAGGTGCCCGGCAAGGACATCAAGATCATCACCGTGGACGCCGTGAAGGACGGCATGACCGCCCTCGCGGACGGCAAGATCAACTACATCGTCGAGTGCAACCCGCTCCTCGGTGAGCAGCTCATGGATCTGGCGGCCAAGGTCGTCGCGGGTGAGGAGGTGCCGGCCCGGGTCGTCACCGAGGAGACCACCTTCACGCCCGAGCAGGCCAAGGAAGTCCTCGCCAGCCGCGAGTACTAGCAACCGGGTCCGGCCGTCCCGAGGGGCGGCCGGACCACCAGGACAGCAGGGTGCGGCGGGCACGTCCCGCCGCACCTCGGCAGAGGAGCGCACACCCATGAGCGAGACCGTCCCCGTGGTGGACATGAAGGGCATCTCCATCGCCTTCCCTGGCGTGAAGGCGCTCGACGACGTCGACTTCCGTCTGTTCCCCGGAGAGGTCCATGCCCTGCTGGGGGAGAACGGTGCCGGGAAGTCGACCCTGATCAAGGCGCTGACGGGCGTCTACGCGATCGACGGCGGCACCATCACCGTGCTGGGCGACCGGCAGAGCTTCAGCACCCCGGCCCAGGCACAGGCGGCCGGGATCAGCACGGTGTACCAGGAGGTGAATCTGTGTCCCAACCTCTCCGTCGAGGAGAACATCCTGCTCGGCCGTGAGCCGCGCCGGCGCGGCGGGATCCACTGGCGGAACGTCCGCCGGAGGGCGGAGGAGGTCCTCGAGCAGCTGCAGCTGGGACACATCGATCCCCGGTCCATCCTGTCGTCGCACTCCATCGCCATCCAGCAGCTCGTCGCCATCGCGCGCGCCATGCAGGTGGAGGCCAGGGTGCTGATCCTGGACGAACCCACCTCCAGCCTGGACGCGGACGAGGTCCAGCAGCTGTTCTCGGTGATCCGCACGCTCCGGGCCCGGGGCGTCGCGATCCTGTTCGTGTCCCACTTCCTCGAGCAGGTGTACGAGGTGTCCGACCGCATGACGGTCCTGCGCAACGGCCGGCTCGTGGGCGAGTACCTGACCTCCGAGCTGCCGCGCATGGGGCTGATCACCAAGATGATCGGCAAGGAACTCGATGCCCTGGCGGAACTCGAGGAGGCCGAGAGCCGACGCCAGCCCGACCGGACGCAGGAGGTCCCCTTCCTGCGGGCGGAGGGCCTCGGCAGGAAGGGCTCGGTCCGGGACGTGACCGTCTCCGTCCATGCCGGGGAGATCCTCGGCCTCGCGGGCCTGCTCGGGTCGGGCCGCACCGAGACGGCCCGGCTGCTCTTCGGTGCCGACCGGGCCGACCAGGGTCGCCTGGACATCGACGGTGCCCCCCGCACCCTGCGCACCCCGCGCTCCGCCATCGACCGCGGTATCGCGTTCTCCTCCGAGAACCGCAAGGAGGAGGGCCTGATCGGCGACCTCTCGGTGCGCGACAACCTGATCCTGGCGATGCAGGCCGGCAAGGGCTGGTGGCGGCGTGTCCCCCGCGCCACCCAGGACGAGCTGGCCGAGCGCTTCATCAGGACCCTCGACATCCGGCCGTCCAACAAGGACTCGCTGATCCGGGACCTCAGCGGCGGCAACCAGCAGAAGGTGCTGCTCGCCCGCTGGCTCATCACGAATCCGAAACTGCTCATCCTCGACGAACCGACGCGAGGTATCGACATCGGCGCGAAGACGCAGATCCAGAGGCTCATCAGCAGCCTCGCGGCCGACGGCATGTCCGTCGTCTTCATCTCGGCGGAACTCGAGGAAGTGCTGCGCCTCAGCGACCACATCGCCATCCTCAAGGACCGGCAGATGGTGGCGGACATACCCAACGACGGAGTCACCATGGAAGACGTCATGACGGTCATCGCGGGAACGAACCCATGAGCGCGCTGCTGAAGCACCGGCTCACCTGGCCCGTCCTCGCGCTGGTCCTCCTGCTCCTGCTCAACCAGCTGTTCCGTGCGGACTTCCTCTCGGTGCGCGTCCAGGACGGCCACCTGTACGGGAGCCTCATCGACATCCTCCGCAACGGCGCCCCCACCATCCTGATCGCCCTCGGCATGACGCTCGTCATCGCCTCGCGCGGCATCGATCTCTCGGTGGGAGCGGTCGCCGCCATCGCCGGTGCGATCTCCTGCATGTACATCTACAGCTCGCCCGATCCGACGTCCCTGCGGACGGCCGCCACCGGGGTGGCGATCGCCGTCGTCGCGGGCCTCGTCCTCGGGGCGTGGAACGGGTTCCTGGTCTCGGTCATCGGGATCCAGCCCATCATCGCCACGCTGGTGCTCATGACCGCCGGCCGGGGGCTGGCCCAGCTGGTCACCGACGGCCAGATCATCTCCGTCTCCAACGACTCCTACCAGGCGATCGGCGCCGGGTTCTTCCTCGGCCTGCCCATCTCGATCCTCATCGCGGCGGCCGCCTTCGCCGTCGCCGGCCTGCTCACCCGCCGCACGGCCCTCGGCACGCTCATCGAGGCGGTGGGCATCAATCCGGTGGCCAGCCGGCTCGCCGGGCTCGATGCCCGCACCATCACGTGGACCGTCTACATCTTCAGCGGCCTGTGCGCGGCGGTCGCCGGCCTCATGATCAGCTCGAACGTCACGGCGGCGGACGCCAACAACGCCGGCCTGTACATCGAGATGGACGCCATCCTCGCCGTCGTCATCGGCGGCACGTCACTGGCCGGAGGCCGGTACAGCCTGGTGGGGACGCTCGTCGGAGCGCTCATCATCCAGACCCTCACCACCACCGTCTACACGCTGGGCATCCCGCCCGAGGCGACGCTGGTCTTCAAGGCGCTGGTCGTGATCATCGTGTGCCTGCTGCAGTCGACCAGGGCCCGCACCCTCTTCGGGCGCCGCAGGCGGCCCGTGCCCGAGCAGTCCCAGATCAAGGTGGCCGTCTGATGTCCGTCCTCACCCGCACGTCGGCACCGCTCGACCGCTCCCGCATCAGCCGCCTCCAGGACAAGGCGCGCTACGCCCCCACCCTCGCGACGGTGGGCCTGTTCCTCGCGATGTTCGCCGTGGGCGCCGCCATGTACCCGGGATTCCTGTCCGGCCAGGTCTTCCTGAACCTGCTGATCGACAACACCTTCCTGATCGTGCTCGCCGTGGGCATGACGTTCGTCATCCTGACCGGGGGCATCGACCTGTCGGTCGGCTCCGTCGTCGCGCTCTCCATGATGATCGCCGCGTCCCTCCTGCAGGCCGGCTGGAACCCGTTCGCCGTGATCGTCCTCGTGCTCCTGACGGGCGCGACCTTCGGCCTGCTCATGGGCCTCGTGATCCAGGTCTTCGAGATCCAGCCGTTCATCGTCACCCTCGCCGGGCTGTTCCTGGCGCGCGGGCTCTGCTACGTGATCAGCGTCGACTCGATCACCGTGACGGACCCGTTCTTCACGGCGATGGCCCAGGCGCGGATCCCGCTGGTGGGGAAGCTGTTCGTCTCCCCCGGTGTCCTGATCGCCCTGCTCGTCGTCGTCGTCGCGTTCTACATCCTGCACCAGACGCGCTTCGGCCGGACCGTGTACGCCATCGGCGGCGGGGAGTCCTCGGCGATGCTCATGGGCCTCGCCGTCCCGCGCACCAAGATCCTCGTGTACGGGATCAGCGGGGTGTGCTCCTCGATCGCCGGCATCCTGTTCTCCTTCTACAGCCTCTCCGGGTACAGCCTTGCGGGCACGGGGCTGGAGCTGGACGCGATCGCCGCGGTCGTGGTGGGAGGCACGCTGCTCACCGGAGGGTACGGCTACGTGCTCGGTTCCCTCACCGGGGTGCTCGTCCTCGGCATCGTCCAGACGTTCATCTCCTACGAGGGCACGCTGAGCTCCTGGTGGACGCGCATCGTGATCGGCGCCCTGCTCCTCGCCTTCATCCTGCTGCAGAAGCTGTTCAGCCGGAAGGTGAGACTCGCCTGAGGTCGCGGTGCCGCCCGCTACGCTGGGGGCCATGACCGTTCTCGTGTTCCTCGACCCAGGCCATGACGACGGACGGGTGGCCGACGCGTCGCAGCCGCAGCTGATGGCGACCGATCTCGGTGCCACCCGCGGCGACGGCGTCTTCGAGTCGATGCTGGCCGTCGACGGCACCCCCCGCAAGGAGCAGGCGCACCTGGCGAGGCTCGCGTCGTCGGCCGCCGCCCTCGACCTGGCCGTGCCCGGCGCCGACGCCTGGGGCCGGGCGGTCCGCACGGCCCTGCGCGAGTTCGCGGCGGCCGAGCCCGACAGGACCAGCGCCGTCGTGAAGCTCGTCGCCACGCGCGGCGTCGAGGGGGCGGGGCGGGCGACGGCGTGGGTGCAGGTGGCTCCGGTCCCGGCGGCGACGCTGGCGCAGCGCGCGGCGGGCCTGCGGGTCCTCCTCCTCGAACGCGGGTACGACAGCACCGTGGCGCAGCGCGCGCCCTGGCTGCTCATGGGAGCCAAGACCCTCTCCTACGCCGTGAACATGGCCGCGATCCGCCACGCGAAGGCCGCCGGCGCCGACGACGTCATCTTCACCTCCTCCGACGGCAAGGTCCTCGAAGGGCCCACGTCCACCGTGCTGCTCGCCCGCGAGCGCGACGGGCGGAAGACGCTCGTCACGCCGCAGCTCGAGAGCGGCATCCTGGCCGGCACGTCGCAGGCGGCGCTCTTCGCTGCGGCGAAGGGGCAGGGCTGGGAGCTCGGCTACGGACCGCTCGAACCGCACCACCTCTTCGAGGCCGACGCCGTGTGGCTCATCTCGAGCATCCGGCTCCTCGCGCCCGTCCTCTCCCTCGACGGGCAGGAGCTCCGCACCTCCGCCGCCCTGACCGCCGAACTCACCGACCTCGTGGACCGTTTCGTGTAATTTCCGCCACATCGCGCGCCCTGATGCGCGGAATTCCGCGTCAAGGGGCGGATCGGCCGCCGTCCCGTTTTGACCCGGCGCTCCGTGCTGCCCTAGCGTTTTGCTCAAATCAAGAGTTCCAGCCCTCAGGCCCTGGCCGGCTGGACAGCAACCCTCTCCCGTAGTGGGGTGCTCCAGGTGAAGATTCGGCCGCCGGGTCCAGTCCCCCGGTAGGCAAGTACGGCGTCGTGCGGTCCTGTCCCGGTGTGTCGTCCGGGGCCGCCCGCCACAGACGCGCACAGCCCAGAACAGCGAGCATGTCACCCAGCAGCCAGCAGTCCCCTCCCGCCGGTCTCCGGCGTCGCCCAGCACCCCACCCCGTGGGCCCGCATCCGGGCCCGCCAGCACGAAGGACACCATGAACCTCTCCCGCAAGGTCCTCGCGGCCCTCGCCGTCCCCCTGCTCGCCCTCACCGTCTCCTGCGGCAGCAGCAGCAGCAGCGAACCCACCGAGACCACCGACGCCCTGGCCGGCAGCGACCAGCAGTCGCTCGACCAGTACACGACCGAGACCACCACCCCGATCGAGGAGATCGACACGGCGGGCCTCGGCCTGATCACCGACGGCACGCTGCGTGTCGGCACGCTCTCGGACGCCCCGCCGAACATCTTCCTGAAGGACGGCGTCTTCACCGGCTACGACAACGAACTGCTGCGCGCCATCGGTGACAAGCTGGGCCTCGAGGTGGAGTTCGCCTCCACCGACTTCTCGGCGCTCCTCGCCCAGGTGCAGAACAAGCAGTACGACGTCGGATCCTCCTCGATCTCCACGACGGAGGCCCGCCGCGAGAACGTCGGCTTCACCAACGGCTACGACTTCGGCTACATGGCCGTCGTCGCGAAGACCGACTCCGCCGTCACCGGCTTCGACTCCCTGTCCGAGAGCACGCGCATCGGCGTGGTCCAGGGCACCGTCCAGGACGACTACGTCACCAACACCCTGGGCCTCGAACCCGTACGATTCCCGGACTACAACACCGTCTACGCCAACGTGAAGAACGGGCAGGTGGACGCCTGGGTGGCACCGTCGCAGCAGGCCACCGGCCAGGTGAAGGAGGGCGACGACACCACGATCGCCGAGACCATCATCAACACCGAGAACTTCACCGCGTACGCCGTGAACAGCGAGAACCAGCCGCTCATCGATGCCCTGAACGCGGGTCTCGACGCCGTGATCGCCGACGGCACGTGGACCGAGCTCACCCAGGAGTGGTACCCGGACCGCGAGATGCCCACCGACTGGAAGCCCGGCAGCAAAGCCGTGGACGTAAAGTAGCGGTCCCTGCATGGACGCCCTGGAACAACTCGGAAAGACCTTCTTCGACTGGGAGGCGATGGTCGCCGTCCTGCCGGACCTCCTGACCGTCGGACTCCCGAACACGCTCATGCTCGCCCTGGCCTCGGGGATCATCGGAACGATCGTCGGCATGATCCTCGCGATCATGGGGATCTCCCGCAACCGGGTGCTCCGCTGGATCGCGCGTATCTACACGGACATCTTCCGCGGGCTCCCCGCCGTCGTGATCATCTTGCTCATCGGTCTGGGACTGGGTCCGATCCTCCGGCAGCTCACGGGCAGCACCAGTCCGTACCCGCTGGGCATCCTCGCCCTCTCGCTGATCGCTTCGGCGTACATCGGCGAGATCTTCCGCTCCGGCATCCAGAGCGTGGAGAAGGGACAGCTGGAGGCCTCGCGCGCCCTGGGCTTCAGCTACAGCGCGTCCATGCAGCTCGTGGTGGTCCCCCAGGGCGTGCGGCGCGTGCTGCCCGCCCTGGTGAACCAGTTCATCTCGCTCATCAAGGAGTCCTCTCTGGTCTACTTCATCGGCCTCGTGGCCAGTGAGCGCGAGCTCTTCCGGGTCGGCAACGACGCGGCGAGCAACACCGGCAACCTGTCACCGCTCATCGCGGCCGGGCTGTTCTACCTGTGCCTGACCATCCCGCTGACCCACCTCGTGAACTTCATCGACAACCGGCTCCGCGTGGGCAAGAAGCAGAAACCCGAACCGGACGAACTGGCCGCGAAGATCGGTGAAGGAGCGAAGGCGTGAAGATCCAGGAATCCGGGACCCTGACGGGTCAGAACCTGCACCTGTCCTTCGGGTCCAACCACGTGCTGCGCGGCATCGACCTGCACGTGGACCAGGGCACGACGGCGTCCGTCATCGGCCCGTCCGGGTCGGGGAAGTCCACGCTGCTGCGCGTGCTGAACCGCCTGATCGAACCCGACCAGGGGGACATCCTGCTCGATGGCCGGTCCGTGCTCAAGGACAACCCGGACGAGCTGCGCCGGCGTATCGGCATGGTGTTCCAGCAGTTCAATCTCTTCCCGCACAAGACGGTGCTGGACAACGTCTCCCTGGCGCTGCGCAAGCTCCGGAGGATGTCCGCCGACGAGGCCCGGGAGAAGGCCCTCGCGCAACTGGACCTCGTGGGACTGAAGCACAAGGCCGACGCCCGGCCGGGCAACCTCTCCGGCGGGCAGCAGCAGCGCGTCGCGATCGCCCGGGCCCTGGCGATGGACCCCGAGGTGATGTTCTTCGACGAGGCGACCTCGGCCCTGGACCCGGAACTCGTGAAGGGCGTCCTCGCGCTCATGGCGGACCTCGCGGCCGGGGGCATGACCATGGTCGTCGTCACGCACGAGATGGGTTTCTCGCGCAACGTCTCGGACACCGTGACGTTCATGGACGGCGGGGTGGTCGTGGAGACCGGCCCTCCGGCCGCCGTCTTCGACGACCCGCAGACGCCGCGCCTGAAGTCGTTCCTCTCGGACGTGCTCTAGGTACCGCGTCGGTTCCAGTGTCCTGACGGGGGTCCGCTTCGGCGGGCCCCCGTTCCGTTTCCCGCAGCGCCGGAGCGGTCAGGACAGCAGGAAGTCCCACGACCCGGCCAGGACGGCGGCCGTCACGGCGCCCGCGGCGACGAGCAGCCCGACGGCGGCGACGACGGCGTCGAGGGGCGAGAAGGTGCTCTCCCGCGCCCAGGTGCGGGTGCCGCCGCCGAAGCCCCGGGCCTCCATCGCCGTCGCGAGGCGGGTGGCCCGGCGGATGGCCTGCACGATCAGCCCGAAGGACTGCCCCAGCAGGTTGCGGGTGCGGGCGACGACGGAACCGTCCGAGCCGATGCCGCGCGCGTGCCGCGCGAGCCCCAGCATCTCCCACTGCTCCACCAGCAGCCCCACGAGCCGCAGCGACGCGAGCGCTCCGAGCACGAAGCGGTGCGGCAGGTGCAGCTTCTGCGCGAGGGCGTCGGCGAGATCCGTGGGGTCCGTGGTGAGCAGGACGAAGATGCCCGGCAG
This genomic interval from Arthrobacter agilis contains the following:
- a CDS encoding amino acid ABC transporter ATP-binding protein, whose amino-acid sequence is MKIQESGTLTGQNLHLSFGSNHVLRGIDLHVDQGTTASVIGPSGSGKSTLLRVLNRLIEPDQGDILLDGRSVLKDNPDELRRRIGMVFQQFNLFPHKTVLDNVSLALRKLRRMSADEAREKALAQLDLVGLKHKADARPGNLSGGQQQRVAIARALAMDPEVMFFDEATSALDPELVKGVLALMADLAAGGMTMVVVTHEMGFSRNVSDTVTFMDGGVVVETGPPAAVFDDPQTPRLKSFLSDVL
- a CDS encoding energy-coupling factor transporter transmembrane component T family protein — encoded protein: MSSDYLTPVLTGRTLLRANPVSKLFAATVITLALMASIDWVSAAVVLGCELVLMPLLGISVRGLVRRIWPLLVAAVVGAYGTALLAEKSGAVLLDVGPFLFTEGSVADGIAVGLRGLALALPGIFVLLTTDPTDLADALAQKLHLPHRFVLGALASLRLVGLLVEQWEMLGLARHARGIGSDGSVVARTRNLLGQSFGLIVQAIRRATRLATAMEARGFGGGTRTWARESTFSPLDAVVAAVGLLVAAGAVTAAVLAGSWDFLLS